A genome region from Haliotis asinina isolate JCU_RB_2024 chromosome 11, JCU_Hal_asi_v2, whole genome shotgun sequence includes the following:
- the LOC137255314 gene encoding glycoprotein 3-alpha-L-fucosyltransferase A-like gives MKIIPLVWGKYRKHNIYITAFFAVATFVLSFREIARLEQIQTRKLANQIVPFEAEFPEGGKNPFLRGGDSFRKQWIERKLKESFDDIVTEASYERSSGYKKANLTVKEVTTMASSSPKRLKDVVWFNAPAWIQRQKGSELFGGCKYKMCTLSYDHRDLAKADVVLVDGFNLHKGAPPPRSPTQMFALFSFEPPTYLKIPSEWKDAFNWTITYRPDSDVWRPYGIVRKRPSGLKGKNYDKLVKEKTNSVAWFVSRCVSHSQREKYVQELERYIDIDVFGKCGDTKCGRDCYEKLKSYKFFLAFENSFCENYVTEKFFKTFLHDVVPVVRGGPDYKNLFGGGYIIDSKDFANIRELGYHLNFLLNNDKAYIELLKEKDKFKAYFPLPWCGLCEKVHKPLFEQRYADINQWLAKEKCYSPSDLRT, from the coding sequence attattCCTCTGGTATGGGGGAAATATCGAAAGCACAACATCTACATCACGGCGTTCTTTGCAGTGGCAACGTTCGTCCTCAGTTTCCGGGAAATAGCTAGGCTCGAACAAATCCAAACCAGGAAGCTAGCCAACCAAATTGTTCCCTTTGAGGCTGAGTTCCCTGAAGGAGGTAAAAATCCATTTCTTCGTGGGGGTGATTCATTTCGGAAGCAATGGATTGAGCGAAAATTGAAGGAAAGCTTTGATGACATCGTGACGGAAGCGTCATATGAACGCTCATCTGGTTACAAGAAGGCAAATTTAACCGTCAAAGAAGTAACAACAATGGCATCTAGCAGTCCAAAGCGGTTGAAAGACGTCGTTTGGTTCAATGCACCAGCATGGATTCAAAGACAGAAGGGTTCAGAattgtttggaggttgtaagtACAAAATGTGTACACTATCATACGATCATCGAGATCTTGCAAAAGCCGATGTCGTGCTAGTTGACGGATTTAACCTACACAAGGGTGCTCCACCACCCAGATCACCGACTCAAATGTTTGCTCTCTTTTCCTTTGAGCCacctacatatttgaaaatacCTTCTGAGTGGAAAGACGCCTTCAATTGGACAATAACATATCGTCCAGATTCGGATGTGTGGAGACCTTATGGAATCGTACGGAAAAGGCCATCCGGTTTGAAAGGGAAAAACTATGACAAGTTGGTAAAAGAGAAAACGAACAGTGTTGCTTGGTTCGTTAGTCGATGCGTTTCACACAGCCAAAGAGAGAAATACGTCCAAGAATTGGAGAGGTACATCGATATAGATGTGTTCGGGAAGTGTGGAGATACCAAATGCGGTAGAGATTGTTATGAAAAGTTAAAATCCTATAAGTTTTTTCTTGCGTTTGAAAATTCCTTTTGTGAGAATTATGTGACTGAGAAattcttcaaaacatttttgcaTGACGTTGTTCCAGTGGTACGTGGTGGCCCAGATTACAAGAATCTTTTCGGAGGTGGTTATATCATAGACTCAAAAGATTTTGCAAACATAAGAGAGCTAGGATATCATTTGAACTTTCTTTTAAACAATGATAAAGCCTATATAGAACTGTTGAAAGAAAAGGACAAGTTCAAGGCATATTTTCCATTACCATGGTGTGGTCTGTGTGAAAAGGTACATAAACCTTTATTTGAGCAAAGGTATGCTGATATCAACCAATGGCTGGCGAAAGAAAAATGTTATTCACCAAGTGACTTGAGGACATAA